From a single Pseudalkalibacillus hwajinpoensis genomic region:
- a CDS encoding Rdx family protein has protein sequence MGSLELIPSSGGAFEITVNEESMHSKLKTGQYPDVTHFIEKMEKMKM, from the coding sequence ATCGGAAGCCTTGAACTAATCCCGAGTTCAGGCGGTGCATTTGAAATAACGGTTAATGAAGAAAGCATGCATTCTAAACTAAAAACCGGACAATACCCTGATGTTACTCATTTTATTGAAAAGATGGAGAAAATGAAGATGTAG
- the selB gene encoding selenocysteine-specific translation elongation factor → MNYYTIGLAGHIDHGKTTLTGALTGVNTDRLKEEKERNISIEPGFAPFHLSEDMVVSMIDVPGHERFIRQMIAGVAGIDLVIPVVAADEGVMPQTKEHLEILSLLGIKRSIIVITKADLVEADMIELVKEDIRDYIEGTGFEGASILVVDGKSGRGIEQLKTKIGSFLPEVPSRNKAGALRLPIDQVFSLQGHGTIVRGTIFDGELKDGEQVTLLPDRIDARVRQIQTHNEKVGRAYAGQRVAVNLAGTGRKEVKRGHVVVNSDHYAVTSTIDLIFTKALTMDYELKQRSLVTVHIGTAEVRGTIVFFDRNVLKTGERDFLYCQIRLQNPVVAKKGDHVIIRRPSPVETIGGGTILNVSCEQYKFGEETIAMFEQMSKGTPAEQLVQMLHRKLVLSKEQVMQQIGLTEDEVEELSEEPELWFMESGITSTPVFERVSERVQTNLTSYHQHYPMRRGMLKAEVVQEMVSMYPLKLVESVLDVLQHNGLVRQNGPFLSRDSFTPTLPSSWKTKMGRVIQLLEEQGSKVTAIDKLIENESIPEAYKEELKQYLLTENVAVRLTPDLYVHHMSWEAIVTDLKSGTNESFTLQEAKDILKVSRKYLVPILEHLDESGATIRNEQVRYWRSGS, encoded by the coding sequence ATGAACTATTACACAATTGGTCTAGCAGGACATATTGACCATGGAAAAACGACATTAACGGGAGCGTTAACAGGGGTAAATACGGACCGATTAAAAGAAGAAAAGGAACGAAATATTTCGATCGAACCAGGCTTTGCACCATTTCATTTGTCAGAAGATATGGTTGTTTCGATGATTGATGTGCCAGGGCATGAGCGCTTTATCAGGCAGATGATTGCTGGAGTTGCTGGCATTGATCTCGTCATACCGGTTGTGGCGGCTGATGAAGGGGTGATGCCGCAAACAAAAGAACACCTTGAGATTTTATCCCTTCTTGGTATCAAACGATCTATTATTGTCATCACCAAAGCGGATTTAGTTGAGGCTGATATGATAGAGCTTGTCAAAGAAGATATTAGAGATTACATAGAGGGGACTGGGTTTGAAGGGGCGAGCATACTTGTTGTTGATGGAAAGTCAGGCAGGGGAATTGAACAGCTAAAAACGAAGATTGGTTCTTTTCTGCCAGAAGTTCCTTCAAGAAACAAAGCTGGTGCGTTAAGATTACCCATTGATCAAGTGTTTTCACTTCAGGGTCATGGCACCATTGTGCGGGGTACGATATTTGATGGTGAATTGAAAGACGGCGAACAGGTGACGCTTCTGCCTGATCGTATTGATGCAAGAGTGAGACAAATTCAGACACATAATGAAAAAGTGGGGCGAGCCTATGCCGGCCAGCGTGTTGCTGTTAATCTTGCAGGAACGGGTAGAAAAGAGGTTAAGCGTGGCCATGTAGTAGTCAATTCGGACCATTATGCTGTAACATCTACGATTGATCTCATCTTTACTAAAGCCTTGACGATGGACTATGAGCTGAAGCAGCGTTCGCTTGTAACAGTACATATAGGTACGGCTGAAGTTAGAGGTACGATTGTCTTTTTTGACCGAAATGTTCTTAAAACGGGTGAGCGTGATTTTCTTTATTGTCAGATTCGACTTCAGAATCCTGTGGTTGCAAAAAAAGGTGATCATGTGATTATAAGAAGACCTTCACCAGTTGAAACGATTGGCGGGGGCACCATCTTAAATGTATCCTGTGAGCAGTACAAGTTTGGCGAGGAAACAATCGCTATGTTTGAACAGATGAGCAAGGGAACCCCTGCTGAACAGTTAGTTCAGATGCTTCATCGAAAGCTGGTTTTATCAAAAGAGCAGGTGATGCAGCAAATCGGTCTCACGGAAGATGAGGTTGAAGAACTTTCGGAAGAACCGGAGCTATGGTTCATGGAAAGCGGCATCACGTCAACGCCTGTTTTTGAGAGGGTATCAGAAAGGGTCCAAACAAACTTAACGAGCTACCACCAGCACTACCCTATGCGAAGGGGGATGCTAAAAGCAGAAGTGGTTCAGGAGATGGTGAGCATGTACCCATTAAAGCTTGTTGAGTCCGTATTGGATGTCTTACAACATAACGGGCTTGTTAGACAAAATGGGCCATTCTTGAGTAGGGATTCATTCACGCCAACTCTACCATCTTCTTGGAAAACGAAGATGGGCAGGGTGATTCAGTTGTTAGAAGAGCAGGGATCTAAGGTTACAGCGATTGATAAATTGATTGAAAACGAAAGCATTCCTGAAGCTTATAAAGAAGAGCTGAAGCAGTATTTATTAACTGAAAATGTGGCCGTTCGGCTGACCCCAGACCTTTACGTGCACCATATGAGCTGGGAGGCAATCGTTACAGATCTTAAATCAGGAACAAATGAGTCGTTTACTCTTCAAGAAGCGAAAGACATTCTTAAGGTAAGCAGAAAGTATCTTGTTCCGATTCTTGAGCACCTTGATGAGTCAGGGGCTACGATCAGAAACGAACAGGTTCGGTATTGGAGATCAGGGTCATAA
- the sspO gene encoding small acid-soluble spore protein O, producing the protein MGKRKANGVRPEMNDADAQGNGAGYDNEYAHEHLTAEQRQYNKKTKKRQ; encoded by the coding sequence ATGGGAAAGCGAAAAGCAAACGGTGTTCGTCCAGAGATGAATGATGCCGATGCACAGGGGAACGGAGCCGGATATGATAATGAATATGCACATGAGCATCTGACAGCAGAGCAACGTCAATATAACAAAAAGACGAAAAAGCGCCAGTAG
- the phnC gene encoding phosphonate ABC transporter ATP-binding protein — translation MLCDELLTIQKGNVTYQNDAEPALHDVSLTFQKGEFVCILGKTGAGKSTLIRTLNGLQKLSSGDISYDGTSFSKLDLEGLRLIRRNMGMIFQHHQLIPRLTVLQNVYTGLFGFRSAFRNLAGLFSEDEKKMAQDVIEQVELLPFQNQRVDMLSGGQRQRVGVARALVQTPGVFLGDEPVASLDPGTANRIFQLIEKLHTERQLLTIMNVHDVKLARRYATRIVALRDGEVVFDGKPEALTEELEDMIYRI, via the coding sequence ATGTTATGTGATGAGCTTTTAACAATACAAAAGGGAAATGTCACCTATCAAAATGATGCTGAACCAGCGCTTCATGACGTATCCCTTACGTTTCAGAAAGGGGAATTCGTATGTATCCTCGGCAAGACAGGAGCGGGGAAGTCGACGTTGATTCGAACCTTGAACGGCCTTCAAAAGCTCTCGAGCGGGGATATTTCATATGATGGCACTTCATTCAGTAAGCTTGACCTCGAAGGGTTAAGACTTATTCGGCGGAACATGGGGATGATCTTTCAACATCATCAGCTTATTCCGAGACTTACGGTCCTCCAAAATGTGTATACAGGATTATTTGGTTTCAGATCTGCCTTTCGCAACCTTGCGGGACTTTTTTCAGAAGATGAGAAGAAAATGGCGCAGGACGTGATCGAACAAGTTGAATTGCTCCCTTTTCAAAACCAGCGAGTTGATATGCTAAGCGGTGGGCAGAGGCAGAGAGTGGGCGTTGCAAGAGCACTCGTTCAGACACCTGGGGTTTTTCTTGGTGACGAACCTGTCGCAAGTCTTGATCCAGGCACAGCAAACCGTATTTTTCAGCTGATTGAAAAACTGCATACGGAGCGTCAATTGCTCACGATTATGAATGTCCATGATGTGAAGCTTGCGAGAAGATATGCAACTCGTATTGTGGCGCTTAGAGATGGTGAGGTTGTGTTTGATGGCAAACCGGAAGCACTGACGGAAGAACTTGAAGACATGATTTATAGAATTTAA
- the phnE gene encoding phosphonate ABC transporter, permease protein PhnE, giving the protein MAWFKWKHLLILIGMIGLMVWSAQVTEFDLRKFSQFSNMVDFLSHWFPLNTGVVPGVVKASLVTLGMAFLGSFAGLLVALPVSLLAAKNTGGHFYGFIRILLSFVRSIPEIVLGLMFLTVVGPGPFAATMAIIVHNASVLSKLIAELIEAADKGPQEAMKAVGARPIIGALFSIFPQIWPNVLSHYFYRFEVAIRTSLILGLVGGGGIGQQLFIHFKTFQYSTVAVDVMIIMFIVIAVDFLGSRVRQYVM; this is encoded by the coding sequence ATGGCCTGGTTTAAATGGAAGCACCTACTCATTTTGATTGGTATGATTGGATTGATGGTATGGAGCGCACAAGTAACTGAATTTGATCTGAGAAAGTTCAGCCAGTTTAGCAATATGGTCGATTTTCTATCGCATTGGTTTCCTCTGAACACAGGTGTTGTACCTGGCGTGGTGAAGGCGAGCCTGGTCACACTTGGGATGGCCTTCCTCGGGAGTTTTGCAGGACTGCTTGTTGCATTACCTGTGAGTCTTCTTGCAGCCAAAAATACAGGGGGACACTTTTACGGGTTTATTCGTATTTTGCTAAGCTTCGTACGATCAATTCCAGAAATTGTTCTTGGGTTAATGTTTTTAACAGTTGTTGGTCCGGGTCCTTTTGCGGCAACGATGGCGATTATTGTTCATAATGCGAGCGTGTTATCAAAACTAATAGCAGAACTCATTGAGGCTGCTGATAAAGGACCACAGGAAGCGATGAAAGCGGTCGGCGCCCGTCCAATAATCGGGGCGCTGTTTTCTATTTTTCCGCAAATCTGGCCAAATGTCCTTTCCCATTACTTTTACCGGTTTGAAGTAGCGATTCGTACATCGCTTATTCTTGGACTTGTTGGTGGGGGAGGTATTGGGCAGCAGCTCTTTATCCATTTCAAAACGTTTCAGTATTCAACAGTTGCCGTCGATGTGATGATCATTATGTTCATTGTAATCGCGGTTGACTTCCTTGGAAGCAGGGTGAGACAGTATGTTATGTGA
- the selD gene encoding selenide, water dikinase SelD — protein MSSHEKIRLTSLSTKGGUGCKIGPEDLTQVLRHLPKKKTDPNLLVGVETSDDAGVYRLTDELAMIQTVDFFTPIVDDPYMFGQIAAANSLSDVYAMGGVPKTVLNIVGFPIKNLDPDILADILKGAADKVEEAGAVIAGGHSIDDQEPKFGLSVTGLVHPAKYYMNVGAKAGDVLVLTKPIGVGIQTTAIKPDKLSDQQLQVVSETMAELNKTAAEELSGLSPNAVTDVTGFGLLGHAYEMATGSDVSIHVDYNAVPVLDGTHDLAEQGFIPGGSKANHSWISESVHYDNLSDIEQYILCDAVTSGGLLISLPEKQADEYTKRMELKGKQAHIIGKVKEKEEIAITATKKKRR, from the coding sequence ATGTCGAGTCATGAGAAAATCCGATTAACGTCACTCTCAACGAAAGGTGGTTGAGGATGCAAAATTGGTCCAGAGGACCTGACGCAAGTTCTGCGTCATTTACCGAAAAAGAAAACAGATCCAAATTTACTTGTTGGAGTTGAAACATCCGATGATGCAGGAGTTTATCGATTAACAGATGAACTTGCGATGATTCAAACGGTAGATTTCTTTACACCTATCGTTGATGATCCATATATGTTTGGCCAAATCGCCGCTGCTAATTCATTGAGCGACGTTTACGCAATGGGCGGTGTACCTAAAACCGTTCTTAATATTGTTGGCTTTCCAATTAAAAATCTCGATCCCGATATCTTAGCAGATATTTTAAAGGGTGCTGCAGATAAAGTAGAAGAAGCTGGTGCCGTTATCGCTGGTGGGCATTCGATCGATGATCAGGAGCCGAAGTTTGGTTTGTCGGTCACTGGACTTGTTCATCCCGCTAAATACTATATGAACGTCGGTGCAAAAGCTGGTGATGTACTCGTCTTAACGAAACCAATTGGGGTTGGCATTCAAACAACTGCCATTAAACCGGACAAACTATCGGATCAACAGCTTCAGGTTGTATCCGAAACAATGGCCGAGTTAAACAAAACGGCTGCCGAAGAGCTATCAGGCCTATCACCAAATGCGGTCACTGATGTAACTGGCTTTGGCTTACTTGGACACGCCTACGAAATGGCAACAGGAAGCGATGTTAGCATCCATGTTGACTATAATGCAGTGCCAGTGCTCGATGGAACACATGACCTTGCGGAACAGGGATTTATTCCAGGCGGCTCAAAAGCGAATCATAGTTGGATTTCAGAATCCGTTCACTATGACAATTTAAGTGATATCGAGCAATATATTTTGTGCGATGCAGTCACTTCAGGTGGTCTTTTAATCAGTCTTCCTGAGAAGCAAGCAGACGAATATACTAAACGTATGGAGCTTAAAGGCAAACAAGCCCATATCATCGGCAAGGTGAAAGAAAAAGAAGAAATAGCCATAACGGCGACAAAGAAAAAAAGACGGTAA
- the acnA gene encoding aconitate hydratase AcnA, with protein MANHELYNSKATFDANGKSYSFYRLQALEEAGIAKVSKLPYTIKILLESVLRQYDGKVIKEEHIENLAKWGTSEQNKDIDVPFKPSRVILQDFTGVPAVVDLASLRKAMADIGGDPDKINPEIPVDLVIDHSVQVDKYASDDALEFNMNKEFERNLERYKFLKWAQDSFDNYRAVPPATGIVHQVNLEYVANVVQENTVDGENVAYPDTLFGTDSHTTMINGLGVLGWGVGGIEAEAGMLGQPSYFPVPEVIGVKLIGELPSGTTATDLALKVTQLLREKKVVGKFVEFFGPGLSGMPLADRATISNMAPEQGSTCSFFPVDEEALEYMRLTGRSEEHINLVREYSIANGLFYRPESEDPDFSSVVELDLGTVEPSLAGPKRPQDLILLSDMKEQFNKALVAPAGNQGLGMDKKEIKKEAVVKFNDGREVTMKTGAVAIAAITSCTNTSNPSVMLGAALLAKKAVEKGLKVPDYVKTSLAPGSKVVTDYLDKSGLMPYLRDLGFHLVGYGCTTCIGNSGPLKEEIEDAIAKSDLTVTSVLSGNRNFEGRIHPLVKANYLASPPLVVAYALAGTVNFDLHSESFGKDKDGNDVFLKDLWPSPEEVKQAVAETVTPEMFKRQYKTVFDENKRWNELETSEGDLYKWDDESTYIQNPPFFENLSKDPEDIHELKDLRAIAKFGDSVTTDHISPAGAIAKEMPAGQYLQENGVRPIDFNSYGSRRGNHEVMMRGTFGNIRIRNEIAPGTEGGWTTYWNTDKVMPIYDAAMKYKEDGTGLVVLAGKDYGMGSSRDWAAKGTNLLGIKTVIAESYERIHRSNLVLMGVLPLQFRDGENADTYNLTGKETFAVEITENVKPRDEINVTATSPDGEKQTFKVLARFDSEVEIDYYRHGGILQMVLRDKIAN; from the coding sequence ATGGCTAATCATGAACTTTATAATTCAAAAGCAACATTCGATGCCAATGGTAAATCATATTCCTTCTATCGTCTTCAGGCGTTAGAAGAAGCAGGCATTGCAAAAGTAAGCAAGCTCCCTTATACGATTAAGATTTTGCTTGAATCTGTTTTGCGACAGTATGACGGTAAGGTAATTAAAGAAGAGCATATTGAGAATCTCGCTAAATGGGGAACTAGCGAGCAGAATAAAGATATCGACGTACCATTCAAACCTTCTAGAGTTATTCTTCAAGATTTCACAGGAGTACCAGCTGTTGTTGACCTTGCGTCACTTCGTAAAGCGATGGCTGATATCGGTGGAGACCCGGACAAAATCAATCCAGAAATTCCAGTTGACCTTGTCATTGACCACTCTGTACAGGTTGATAAATATGCATCAGATGATGCACTTGAATTTAATATGAACAAAGAATTTGAACGTAACCTTGAACGTTACAAGTTTCTGAAGTGGGCGCAGGATTCTTTTGATAACTATCGTGCAGTCCCGCCAGCAACAGGTATTGTACACCAGGTAAACCTTGAGTACGTAGCAAACGTAGTTCAAGAAAATACGGTAGACGGTGAAAACGTTGCCTATCCAGACACGTTGTTTGGAACAGACTCCCATACGACGATGATCAACGGGCTTGGCGTCCTTGGGTGGGGTGTAGGTGGTATTGAAGCTGAAGCAGGTATGCTTGGTCAGCCTTCTTACTTCCCTGTACCTGAAGTTATAGGGGTGAAGCTAATTGGAGAACTGCCAAGCGGAACAACAGCAACTGACCTTGCACTTAAAGTAACTCAGCTTCTTCGTGAGAAGAAAGTTGTTGGTAAGTTTGTTGAATTCTTCGGTCCTGGTCTATCAGGCATGCCGCTTGCTGACCGTGCGACGATTTCAAACATGGCACCTGAGCAGGGATCTACTTGTAGTTTCTTCCCGGTTGATGAAGAAGCACTTGAGTACATGCGCCTTACTGGTCGTTCTGAAGAGCACATTAACCTTGTGCGTGAATATTCCATTGCAAACGGGTTATTCTATAGGCCTGAATCAGAAGATCCTGATTTCTCAAGCGTAGTTGAACTTGATCTTGGAACAGTTGAGCCAAGTCTTGCAGGACCAAAGCGTCCACAGGATTTGATTCTGCTGTCTGATATGAAAGAACAGTTCAATAAAGCTCTTGTAGCACCAGCTGGTAACCAGGGGCTTGGCATGGATAAAAAGGAAATCAAGAAAGAAGCGGTTGTGAAGTTTAACGATGGCAGAGAAGTAACGATGAAAACAGGTGCTGTGGCAATTGCTGCGATTACAAGCTGTACGAACACATCTAACCCTTCTGTTATGCTTGGTGCAGCGCTTCTAGCGAAGAAAGCTGTTGAAAAAGGACTTAAAGTTCCTGATTATGTAAAAACAAGTCTTGCGCCTGGATCCAAAGTGGTAACAGATTACCTTGATAAATCAGGTTTAATGCCTTATTTAAGAGACCTTGGTTTCCACCTTGTTGGGTATGGCTGTACAACATGTATCGGTAACTCCGGACCTCTTAAAGAGGAAATTGAAGATGCAATCGCGAAAAGCGACCTTACAGTAACTTCTGTTCTTTCTGGTAACCGTAACTTTGAAGGACGCATCCACCCGCTTGTGAAAGCCAACTATCTTGCATCACCACCGCTTGTTGTGGCTTATGCACTTGCTGGTACAGTTAACTTTGATCTTCATTCTGAATCATTCGGAAAAGACAAAGACGGCAACGATGTATTCTTAAAAGACCTCTGGCCATCACCTGAGGAAGTGAAGCAGGCAGTGGCAGAGACAGTTACACCAGAAATGTTTAAGCGTCAGTACAAAACAGTATTTGATGAAAATAAACGCTGGAATGAACTCGAAACAAGTGAAGGAGATCTTTATAAATGGGATGATGAGTCCACTTATATTCAGAACCCTCCTTTCTTCGAAAATCTTTCTAAAGATCCAGAAGACATTCATGAGTTGAAAGACCTGAGAGCAATCGCGAAATTTGGCGATTCGGTTACTACGGACCATATTTCTCCAGCTGGGGCTATTGCTAAAGAAATGCCTGCAGGACAGTACCTGCAAGAAAATGGCGTTCGTCCAATTGACTTTAACTCATATGGCTCACGTCGTGGTAATCACGAAGTTATGATGCGCGGTACGTTTGGTAACATTCGAATCCGTAACGAAATTGCACCGGGAACTGAAGGCGGCTGGACTACGTACTGGAACACAGACAAAGTGATGCCAATTTACGATGCTGCAATGAAATATAAAGAAGATGGAACTGGTCTTGTTGTTCTTGCTGGTAAAGACTACGGCATGGGAAGCTCACGTGACTGGGCTGCTAAAGGAACAAACCTTCTTGGAATTAAAACCGTTATTGCGGAAAGCTATGAAAGAATTCACCGCAGTAATCTTGTTCTAATGGGTGTCCTTCCACTTCAATTCAGAGATGGCGAGAATGCTGATACGTATAACCTGACTGGTAAAGAAACGTTTGCTGTTGAAATTACAGAAAACGTGAAACCACGCGATGAAATTAACGTTACGGCTACATCTCCTGATGGCGAAAAGCAGACATTTAAAGTTCTTGCTCGCTTTGACAGTGAAGTTGAAATTGACTACTACCGTCACGGCGGAATCCTTCAAATGGTTCTTCGAGACAAAATTGCAAATTAA
- a CDS encoding small acid-soluble spore protein P, which translates to MTESNTFKDIRKNAPKGKTGQPEPMKGSHKVKNRNHTRQKNGEGF; encoded by the coding sequence ATGACTGAAAGCAATACATTTAAAGACATCCGCAAAAATGCTCCTAAAGGAAAAACGGGACAGCCTGAACCAATGAAGGGCTCTCACAAAGTGAAGAACAGAAACCATACAAGGCAGAAAAACGGTGAAGGATTTTAA
- the phnD gene encoding phosphate/phosphite/phosphonate ABC transporter substrate-binding protein, with protein MMILMLGLLAACGSNEENNQSENADKAEVTKAFTIGVIPAQTEGEIEEAMNRLQAELSEKLDREVEISTFPDYNGVVEAMNYNQIDMAYFGPLTYVIAHEKSGAQAIVTQLIDGEPFYHSYVITNAENEWETLDEFLAESDQNSFAFGDPNSTSGSLIPSIELQDRGVFEDQENNDFKSVTYTGSHDATALSVQNKQVDAGAIDSAIYNQLVESGKVDGDQLKVIWESEKLFQYPWAVSKDTDEETITKLQDAFLSIEDETILNAFGASGFTKASNDDYESIRKAAEKQGLLEE; from the coding sequence ATGATGATACTCATGCTTGGTTTGCTTGCAGCATGTGGATCGAATGAAGAGAATAATCAAAGTGAAAATGCGGATAAGGCCGAAGTGACAAAGGCGTTTACAATCGGGGTTATTCCAGCCCAAACAGAAGGTGAAATTGAAGAAGCGATGAATAGGCTTCAAGCTGAACTTTCTGAGAAACTTGATCGAGAAGTCGAAATTTCGACCTTCCCTGACTATAACGGTGTTGTGGAAGCCATGAATTACAATCAAATTGATATGGCCTATTTCGGACCACTTACGTATGTGATTGCGCATGAGAAGAGCGGCGCTCAGGCAATCGTAACGCAATTAATAGATGGTGAACCTTTCTATCATTCATACGTGATTACGAATGCAGAAAATGAGTGGGAAACGCTTGATGAATTTCTCGCAGAAAGTGATCAGAACAGCTTTGCGTTTGGAGATCCCAACTCGACGTCTGGATCCCTTATCCCTTCAATTGAACTGCAAGATCGCGGGGTATTTGAAGATCAGGAGAATAACGATTTTAAATCGGTTACCTATACTGGCTCACATGATGCGACTGCGCTATCAGTTCAGAATAAACAGGTGGATGCCGGTGCGATAGATAGTGCCATTTATAATCAGCTTGTCGAATCTGGAAAAGTAGATGGCGATCAGCTTAAGGTAATCTGGGAATCAGAAAAGTTGTTCCAATATCCATGGGCCGTTTCAAAAGACACAGATGAAGAAACGATCACGAAGCTTCAGGATGCTTTCTTATCTATTGAAGATGAAACGATTTTAAATGCCTTTGGGGCTTCAGGATTCACAAAAGCAAGTAACGATGATTATGAAAGCATTCGCAAGGCTGCTGAGAAGCAGGGATTATTAGAAGAGTAG
- the selA gene encoding L-seryl-tRNA(Sec) selenium transferase, which translates to MKQVKSLARELPPVYQVLDELKRQVPELPHNVQKQMIQDEVRELRNKLLNESYKGSSTNRIEFLKEIMEQILMKVDQLLTPNLRSVINATGVVLHTNLGRSRLSEAAIEQIVEVARGYSSLEYNVDKGTRGSRHTIAEKWICDATGAEAAMVVNNNAAAVYLILSALAKDKEVIVSRGELVEIGGSFRVSSIMEESGAMLREVGTTNKTHRADYERTIHEDTAMVMKVHRSNFTMVGFTAEVNREDLSDIAKRHNVIYYEDLGSGALFNYREYGIGQEPTVRETLEAGVDIVSFSGDKLLGGPQAGIIAGKKEFIQKLKTNQLARVLRVDKFTLAALEATLKQYIFGNEKEIPAIRDLLQGADEIGQRAKNFQEKLHSWPTTYTTEVFIGTSQVGGGTMPAVELSTSLLSITLPSKTASELEHLLRRWEVPIITRIKDERVLIDLRTVTEAEEEEIFKALIDLA; encoded by the coding sequence ATGAAACAAGTGAAATCACTGGCAAGAGAACTACCCCCAGTTTATCAAGTACTGGATGAATTAAAGAGGCAGGTCCCAGAACTTCCGCATAACGTGCAAAAACAAATGATCCAGGATGAAGTGCGTGAGCTTCGAAACAAACTGCTTAATGAATCTTATAAAGGAAGCTCAACCAACCGCATCGAATTCCTAAAGGAAATCATGGAGCAAATTCTAATGAAAGTTGATCAATTATTAACCCCCAATCTGCGATCGGTTATCAATGCGACCGGCGTAGTGCTCCATACAAATCTTGGCAGGTCACGTTTGAGTGAAGCTGCAATCGAGCAAATAGTGGAAGTAGCGAGAGGTTACTCTTCACTTGAGTATAATGTTGACAAAGGGACGAGGGGCTCGCGTCATACAATCGCCGAAAAGTGGATTTGCGATGCAACTGGTGCTGAAGCAGCAATGGTAGTCAATAATAATGCGGCAGCGGTTTATCTGATTCTTAGTGCGCTCGCAAAAGACAAAGAGGTCATAGTATCTCGTGGTGAGCTAGTGGAAATCGGTGGGTCATTTCGCGTGTCTTCGATCATGGAGGAAAGCGGTGCGATGCTTAGAGAAGTAGGAACTACTAACAAAACGCATCGGGCTGATTATGAACGGACAATTCATGAAGACACTGCAATGGTGATGAAGGTCCATCGCAGTAATTTTACGATGGTCGGTTTTACAGCAGAGGTCAATCGTGAAGACTTATCTGATATCGCCAAAAGGCATAACGTTATTTATTATGAAGATTTAGGGAGCGGCGCTTTATTTAATTATCGTGAGTACGGGATCGGGCAGGAGCCAACAGTTAGGGAAACGCTTGAAGCGGGTGTAGATATCGTTTCATTCAGTGGAGATAAGCTCCTTGGAGGACCTCAGGCAGGCATTATAGCTGGTAAGAAAGAATTCATCCAGAAATTAAAAACAAATCAGCTTGCGCGAGTTTTGCGCGTTGATAAATTTACTCTCGCCGCTCTTGAAGCGACATTAAAACAGTATATTTTTGGAAATGAGAAGGAAATTCCGGCAATTCGTGACTTATTACAAGGAGCGGATGAAATCGGACAGCGTGCAAAAAATTTCCAAGAAAAGCTTCATTCTTGGCCGACAACCTATACGACAGAAGTCTTCATAGGAACGTCTCAAGTTGGTGGAGGAACGATGCCAGCAGTTGAACTTTCAACGTCTCTGCTGTCAATTACGTTACCATCGAAAACAGCGAGCGAGTTAGAACATCTGTTGAGAAGATGGGAAGTCCCAATAATAACGCGGATTAAGGATGAGCGTGTACTAATTGACTTACGAACGGTAACTGAAGCGGAAGAGGAGGAAATTTTTAAAGCACTAATCGATCTTGCATAA